A genomic region of Oncorhynchus mykiss isolate Arlee chromosome 16, USDA_OmykA_1.1, whole genome shotgun sequence contains the following coding sequences:
- the id1 gene encoding DNA-binding protein inhibitor ID-1: protein MKVVGSTCTLKNTEDMVRCLSEQSMAISKCKIPMLDEQMSVFLQDMNSCYSKLKELVPTLPANKKASKMEILQHVIDYIWDLQVELDAPGKQQATDAPRTPLTTLNAEIASISVENGCSDDRILCR from the exons ATGAAAGTTGTCGGATCTACCTGCACTCTCAAGAACACCGAGGACATGGTCCGGTGTCTCTCCGAACAGAGTATGGCCATCTCCAAGTGCAAGATCCCAATGCTGGACGAGCAGATGAGTGTATTTCTGCAGGACATGAACAGTTGCTACAGCAAGCTGAAGGAGCTGGTGCCCACTCTGCCAGCCAACAAGAAAGCCAGTAAGATGGAGATTCTGCAGCATGTCATCGACTATATCTGGGACCTACAGGTCGAGCTGGACGCACCCGGCAAACAGCAGGCCACAGATGCACCCCGGACCCCCCTGACAACCCTCAATGCAGAAAtcgccagcatctctgtggag AACGGATGCTCCGATGACAGAATTCTCTGCCGCTGA
- the LOC110492614 gene encoding MRG/MORF4L-binding protein isoform X2, whose translation MGEAELVPADGKQAESGISTVEDSVVWSQEVEVCLFHAMLGHKPVGVNRHFHMICIRDKFSQNIGRQVSSKVIWDHLGTMYDMSALHESEILPFPNSEKSFNLPEEMIQKVKEGSNSSVKMTERAVSKDKERDRDREKGSSEGGPGKEAADKRKRNRATEKVLNSSSNPSSPGGAKRRRT comes from the exons ATGGGGGAAGCCGAGCTTGTTCCAGCTGACGGTAAACAAGCAGAGTCGGGCATCAGTACCGTCGAAGACTCGGTCGTATGGAGTCAAGAAGTCGAGGTGTGCCTGTTCCATGCGATGCTAGGTCACAAACCCGTAG GGGTAAATCGCCACTTTCACATGATCTGCATCCGGGATAAATTCAGTCAGAATATTGGGAGGCAAGTGTCATCAAAGGTGATCTGGGACCACCTGGGAACTATGTATGACATGTCGGCCTTG CACGAGTCAGAAATATTGCCATTTCCCAACTCAGAGAAGAGCTTCAATCTTCCAGAGGAGATGATTCAAAAAGTAAAAGAAG gcAGCAACTCCTCGGTGAAGATGACAGAGAGGGCCGTCAGcaaagacaaggagagagacagagacagagagaaaggttcCTCTGAGGGTGGCCCAGGGAAGGAGGCAGCAGACAAGAGGAAGAGGAATCGTGCAACTGAGAAGGTACTCAACTCCAGCAGCAACCCGTCCAGCCCCGGTGGAGCCAAGCGGAGAAGGACGTAG
- the LOC110492614 gene encoding MRG/MORF4L-binding protein isoform X1: MGEAELVPADGKQAESGISTVEDSVVWSQEVEVCLFHAMLGHKPVGVNRHFHMICIRDKFSQNIGRQVSSKVIWDHLGTMYDMSALHESEILPFPNSEKSFNLPEEMIQKVKEGKLVSEDDMKDELKEERDSPATHEEGSNSSVKMTERAVSKDKERDRDREKGSSEGGPGKEAADKRKRNRATEKVLNSSSNPSSPGGAKRRRT; encoded by the exons ATGGGGGAAGCCGAGCTTGTTCCAGCTGACGGTAAACAAGCAGAGTCGGGCATCAGTACCGTCGAAGACTCGGTCGTATGGAGTCAAGAAGTCGAGGTGTGCCTGTTCCATGCGATGCTAGGTCACAAACCCGTAG GGGTAAATCGCCACTTTCACATGATCTGCATCCGGGATAAATTCAGTCAGAATATTGGGAGGCAAGTGTCATCAAAGGTGATCTGGGACCACCTGGGAACTATGTATGACATGTCGGCCTTG CACGAGTCAGAAATATTGCCATTTCCCAACTCAGAGAAGAGCTTCAATCTTCCAGAGGAGATGATTCAAAAAGTAAAAGAAG GTAAACTGGTGTCTGAGGACGACATGAAAGACGAGTTGAAAGAAGAACGAGACTCCCCAGCCACGCATGAAGAAG gcAGCAACTCCTCGGTGAAGATGACAGAGAGGGCCGTCAGcaaagacaaggagagagacagagacagagagaaaggttcCTCTGAGGGTGGCCCAGGGAAGGAGGCAGCAGACAAGAGGAAGAGGAATCGTGCAACTGAGAAGGTACTCAACTCCAGCAGCAACCCGTCCAGCCCCGGTGGAGCCAAGCGGAGAAGGACGTAG